The Euphorbia lathyris chromosome 4, ddEupLath1.1, whole genome shotgun sequence genomic interval GTATTATCTGCACTTCTACAATTGCGTTGCGATGCGAGTGGAGTAAAGAACACCAACAATGAATGCGGTGCAGTAAGCTTTCTGTGCTGATGAGATCGTGACATGGGTAGGTGTCTTTGCTGCAATTGTAAATGGTAAGAAGATGGAGAACGATGAATAAATAGTGTTGAAACAACCAATCAAGTGTAATTTTAAGTTCATGACAACCTTCCACTAACAAGACCATAGGAAAACCAAGAATCCTCAACATGATATCAGCAATGTTCATAACCTTAGTAATGAAAATGAAAGAAGTTTCAAAAAAACTTGCCTATTTCAATGCTACTAGTGTATTGAGCATTAAAAATACATGATGTTGGTATTGAAGATATGACTCCTATTTCTGTTGTCCATTCCTTTATTCACACTGAACCTCACCAACACAAAAATCCTAGTGTTTCTCTTGCAGTCACAACAGGAAAAGGAAATCAAGAAGCTCTTATTCAGCTTAAGTGAAACAGATAAAAAATCCACTCTGCCTCAAATTCATGGCCCCTAACTACCAGATCTGATAACCACCCACTTTGCTATTCCTAAATTAGGAATCACTCAACGTGACAAGGAAGTAGAATATTTGAGACCTAATACAAAGAAGCAAAAAAGAGTAAGAGACTAATCTCTTCGTGTCCGAACAATAGATATCCTGTTGTAAATAAAGCTTCATTATATCTGATCGGATTGGGCGTGAGGGCATGAGAGAGTAAACTCACCATCATGACACCATGGACTAGAATCGGCTGATGTAAACAAAACGCATTATAGGACGGTGAAGTCCATTTGACTAGTGAAGAAAGCATGAAAAAATAGCATTCTTTGATCGAGCCAATTCTGTTTCCGACGATACACATATCTCTGACCAGAATTAGAGTTTTTGCTCTTGCAGagtgaaaattgaagaaatcAACTTGTCATTTGATTTGCAACATAAGAAATTGCGAGACAGAGAGAGATGAGAAGTTATACATTGTTATGGTCCATTGGACCAAGATCATTATAAAATTGTACAGGAAAGAGGGAAGAAGAGAGGGAGGAAACATCTCagttctaccaaaaaaaaagggaaTATACTACAAGTGCaaatattttaaatgttaaaaagaAACACTTTTTTTTACCGCCTTAATACATTTTACTAAATTAAATAGGGCGTTTTTAGTGTAAttagtttaaaaatattagaCACTTCAGGTAAATTCTTCTAAACCTATTTCTTTTCGATATTCTATGCAACAGCCTTCAGTTTCAAAATCTTTAAACTTTGTGTAACTTGGATCATGTGCATGCTCATGGATCCGACAATATACATATAGGTCTAACTTACTTGTATAGGTGTACTCACAACAAACCATTAGAGGTGTTGTGACACAATGAAGTAAGTTACAGAATTATGTAACAacctttctctctcatcttaATAAACTCATTTCATTTATGTAGACTGTTTTTACATACACGTACCAGTTTTATTGGCTGCATCTAAATACGCGCCAGATGCAGCAAGTGAAGTGCCCTTTGTATTGTTAAAAGCTATCAGTTGGGTCTTCAAAAAGTCTTTAATTTGTGGGTGGGttcactaaattttttttatcccaaaagctgtataatttaattaaagtgttttttttaattagtgtAAAATAACAGtgttgttttaatttatttaataataattatttatttaattagttttattgaaataataatGGATacggtgtaaaaatacctccaATATTTGCACCTAGAAGCAATTTCATaaagtttaaaatggtgcaatctTATCCTTAACATTGCcggccaagagcaattttacccgtaacattaacaagttggatcaattggataaattattcatcaaattgtcttctcgatcatgaatcttgtcatctacacttcacatgtgcgtcattttattactcattagtaacaaatcacaaacatacgattaaacgtgaaaaatctaaaagaatattaaaaaaatatattgtattttgtatgagtaggataaaaaaaattcaaatatttacaaatattaactttcaattttattattaaatcacaaaaaatatgaaattcgtTTTTTTAAGAATCAACTTacgaataaggaacaaaatatctatattttacaattaattatgttgttgggtaaaaaattattaattatatgttaattgaataaatataaaatattttatgacAAATGGGGCATACCAATATTTGAAGTAACAATGTACTCTAGTGGTGTCTAATTACATGATGTTATTTTAAATGATGTGGAAGAAGTAAATAACAAACTTTGTTACTTACCATTAAGGGTGCTCTAAGTGTCCATGTTTATTAGGATGCCAGATCAGCGAATATaacaacaaagtcttagtcccgaaatgattcggggtcggctaacatgaataTGATATAAAAAATTGCCGGAGTTAGTAGAATTTGGTTTCTGTAAAATCTAACTGTACTTCAAGGTTTTTATGGCACACATTAAAGCTTTTTAACAGTAACGAAGGTATCTTGAAATTTCTGGACGGTCAATGCTTTTTTAACTCTACTGTTTCCACTTTGACATATGTATATAGTAGGTGAAAATGTGTATACATACCATGTAGCCATCTAGATCAGCACCGAAAATGCAGAGTATTTCTTCAGTTACAGGGAAAAATAGGCACCAATACATTGGATTAAACAAGAAAATTTCCAACCTGTGTGTTAAGTTTAAATCTAGAATAGCCAAGTTGATTGGTCATTTAGCACAGAGCTATCCAGCCATGTTTGATGCATGTGCATCCATGTGAAACCATCAGGTAACTTGGCCTGTCAAAAACCACATCAGTTTTGAACTTTATCGTGACACCAATTGAGAGCGTATTATCAAGGAAATTCTACTTGTGTACCTTTGAACTCAGCAAGGCAGTTGTCAAACAGCATCTCCGCTCGCCACCTGTAACAGTAACAACAGTCACAAGTTAAAAAAATTAGTTCATCTTTCCGCAAGAAAGATGTTTAAACAACAAGGAAAGAACACCATTAGACGTTTATGTTGTCGTTGACCTTTTCTGCTTTGCACAAAGAAAAAGTCAAACTGTACATCTATTTAACGGGCATcaaataaattgtttttatCAGTGGCACGACACTTGTCCAAAGCCGTTTGATATATCTGTTGAGTTATAATAACCATGGGGAGAACTAAAAAAACATACATCACTAACTAGGGTAAAGTTGTCTCACCAATTTGAGCTTATAGCAAGGCAAGCTTGTTCAGTATCAAAAATGGAAACATATTCTTTTTTTGTTTCTAATTGAATCTGGTCCACATAGCAGAAGGGAGATACGCAGATTGGGCCCTAGCAGATCGgaaagaggaaaaaaaaaaaaaactaggtcGCTCTGCATAGCACCATATGGAGCAATTTGAGTTGCAAGCAATTTGAATATCGGAAGGGagcaaatataataaaatcatgCTGTTATAAGAAGCAATACTCACCAGACGACTCCCACTTGAAAAACTTCACAAGCCATGTGTCTGAACTGACTTGTGCTGAAGAGACTTGATCCACCCAGACCCGATATTGTTTTCCCTGCTTACACCCATACAACTTGATCATTGTATCAATGCAGTAGTTGGTAGGTTGTTCAACTCCCGAGGGATGGACAAAAGTACCTGATGGAATCTGAATGGAAACAAGGAAAATATGCACTCATATATATCTGTACTTGGCCTTAAAAGAATTAGAGACAATTTCTATAAGGAGAAAAAACATTAGACCAACGGAGAGAAAAATGATGTAATgtaaaacataataaatatttaatccCTCAAAACATCCAGATGACTGAAAAGAACAGGATAGGTTTCATCAAGCGAACATTAGCATGCTTCATTTTAGAATTTGTATGTTGTGCATAACCAGAAAAATATAAATGGTGCTTGAAAACATAACCTATAACGAACTTACAAGTGCCAATCTCAAACCTTGCATGTACTTATTGGATTTCTCAACCTCTGCTCCTAGCCATCGctcataaaacaaataaaacttCACAACTTCATAGCTTGGACTGAGAAGTTCAACTTTGCATTTTCCAAAGTCTCTAATTTCTCTTGGGGAAACATTTGGACCCAGACTAAAAATACCGAGGGCATGTATGATTCCAGAAGCACATCTCTCAGTTGAATGAATTATACGGGGATTATTAATTGTGTTTTCTGCATGCCACTGCAATAGTTCCTCCTGTGCGTTGCTGACCTGCATCTCCAAATTTAATGTGATTAAACATATGAACCTCTAAGTTATAAGCAATATGATGCATAAACCATATGTAGAAAATTATAAAAGCTAGTGAAAATACAGACCATCACACCATATACTTGGGGAATGCTGAATAGCTCAGCATCGTTACCAGAATCACCACATACAAGAGTATTAGCAGGCATTTTTCCACTGGCCTCAAATTTTTTAAGCAAATATTCAAGAGCCTGTCCTTTGCCAGCATATTTTGGTAACACATCCAAAGCTGTCCCATTACTATATATTATTTTGGCGTCTAGCTGGTCAACAAGGTTCAAAGATCAACtatgagagaaaaaaaaataaccagAAAAAGATCAACCTTTTCCGAACATAAGTGCAAGTCTACTTCTTCTAAGAGAAACAGAAAGATAGAAAGGTTCTAACCAATCAAAAGCTATCATACCCCACGTTTCTGTAGAATCTCCAAGAGAGCCTTTTTAATTTCTAAGGCTTTAATCTTGTCAACAAAAAAGCTTACTTTGTGAGGCCGCTGTTCCGTTTCTGCCTGCAATAGCCCATCAAAGTTACTGTTGAAATCCAAAATGTTATGTCCATCATCATTAATGTGTCTGTTAAATTTATGCTTTAGTAACTGCTACCTTATCCTGTATTTTTCATATGTATGTTTTTAGTCAGTTGCCTCAAGTGGTTATTTAAATCACTGATTTGTAGGATGTAGTTATTGAACAGTTATTCTGTAACTGTGTTTCTGCTGTATTTAAACTCAGTATCacatcaataatatatatactttCCACAGCAAATTGAGTTGTTATCAAATCATCTCATTCATTTTCCAACAGTGTCTTTATTGGTGTTTATTTTCCGTATAATACTTGCATTAGGAGAAAAATTAAATTCGTCAATGGCACAGGAAATTTTCTAGACTAAGCTTTAAGATATTGAACTATTAATGCCAAGTAGATAAGAAACGTACTTGAGGTGTAAGTTCAGGAAACCTATTTGTTTCCTCTGTGACTATGTTCCTGTTCCACCCATGGTTCAGATATTGTTCCCATTCATAATCTCTTACCATTGATTCACCATACATAATCTCAGTTCCCACAGACAATATGGTGATATCAGGAGTCAACAAGGGCTTCTCATTCTTTAACTGTTTATAAATCGTAGGGGATCTTCCAGTAGAGAAAACAAGCAGGGAATTTGTTCGGTAATAAGCTTCCCACAGAGCATTAAATCTAAGAAGAGCGAGATTCTCCGGGTCATCATGGTCAACCTACAATTAAAGAAAAGTACATATAAAATGACAGGAGGATGGTAGCAAACACACTATGAACAAGCAACCAATAGATTACCATCGTGAAATCCAGATCTGATACCAACATCACCGATGCAGAACCATCAAGCCGATCCATAATAAGTATTTATGACCAAATCTGGATGACAAGAACAGGTAAAATCAGTGCACGAGCAGTGTTATacataaaaatgaaagaaaaaaaattaaaatccatGGCATCGAGTTTTGTAAAGTTTCTTTCAATACACATTCAGAAACAGTAAGCAAACCAACAAACAATATCTCATTAACAGTATCAGGACCATGCTGAAGTAATAAAATGGAAATGCTACAATATTTTGAGCTGTAATTGAGTATGATGGTTGAACTCTATTAAATTGGACCTGTGATTTGAGAATCAAGACGCAACTATTTATACCTTAATCATTTTATAATATTCATCACCAAGCATGTTGGTGGAGGAAGTCAAAACCCCAAATCAAAAACTGTTTTGGGGTCTTCAGATCCATCTTGAGTAAAAGATTGACTGTTGAATTCAGGTGAATCAAACAAACTGCAAACTTTTGCACGTTCACAAAATAACTTTTCCTTGGGTTCCACAAGGACTAAAACGAAACCTAACTAAACAGAAGAAACCCAGATTCAGGCATGTTCCCCCTGTATTGCACTCATTTTTCTGTTCCTTTAACAGAAAAACGTACCTTGTAGAACACGAGCAGCCCCGTCGTCACTTCTTTTCCTATCTCAACGAATTGATCAGATGTTCCGCCATTTTGTTTGTATAATCAGAGACAGAGTTGGGGGTTGTTCCTTTCTGCAATTCCTTCCCGATTATTAGCCtgcttatatatttttaagaattcAAAATTATACTAATGCAATTCTTAACATTAAATATACTATAGTATTATGCATATACAAGTACAAAAATATGGTagttttgaaaataaaatgtGCTCTTTTGTTTAAAGAAAATAGGgacactatttttttttttttaaagaatggCAAATTTAGCCTTAACTTATATTATGTAAATTTAACTATAGTATTTTTTTGGGGTgagaaaaagtttaggtaagggtagatCTACCTTATAAACTATAGTATTTTTAAATAAGAAGATTAATTTTAGTTCCACCTtaacacaaatttaaaaaaaaaagttggttttattgttttttttagtgGGTTTTATTGTTATGTAACTCGCATCAAACTTTCCAAACAAATGTAGTGGTAATCTGAAAAAGTTTGGTAattttttattggttatttgtaactatattaataacatagtaaatattttaaatacttcgataaaaaattatgattaacttatatatatGACAAATTTAGTTGTTAGCGTTTTAAGGGAGGTTTTTTGCAACTACATTAGTAACATATTAAATATCTTAGATATAATTACTGTTTAGAATGTCTGATATGACTAGTAAAtacaataataatttattaaacacgtataaaaattatataattcataaaataaagcactttctaaaaaaatttatttcaaattttatgATTTTGTAAAATACACTGTTCAAAACGAAGGCCGTCTAGGCGCTTGAAATCGAGAATGTCGCCTAAGTGACGATgaagaaaatcatttttttattgtgaatttattttttttctttattgtaATTCACTTTTGAACTCCGcatgtgagggtcacttggtggcattTACAGTctgtcccaagcccggacaaaggaggagggttgcggtaggtttgtggcagCCAGcctaaaacttagccacatcttatgacatgaaccaaaaTATGAATATCATGGGGGCGTTCCTTACTCAGCGACGCATTGCACTTCCTCGACCCAGGTGTAGTGaaaaatatgcaagggttgctaggtcgtcgccccgaagcggcgccaTCCCAGggcccgggggtggtgtcaaatatgcaagggttgtaggtaaataagctagtccaggataacggtaatggtaggggtaggggtagtaGGTTACAGTTTGGGATATGGAACATAGGCTCTTTGACAAGAAGATTagttgaaattgtagatgttatgaagaggaggagaataaatataatgtgtcTATAAGAAACTAAGTGGGTTGGAGCTAAGGCTAGATAGATAGCtcattggggttataagctttggtactcaggaaaggataagggtagaaatggaataggtattcttattgatcgggagtatattgatgatgtagtagcagTGTCTAGAAAGAgtgatagaattatgagtgttaagctcgTGATAGGgaatgaggttgtgaatgtcataagTGCATATGCgtcacaaataggattagatgtctctataagacaagatttttgggaggacttggaggaagtggtgcaacaggttcctagggatgaaaagatggtactgggtggtgatctcaatggacatgTGGGTTCTAGGCGTGATGGGTTTGAGAGTATTCATGGAGGGAATGGTTTTGGATATaaaaatgaagcaggaaatgatattttggaattcgcatcagcctatgacttgagtatcatgaacacatggtttatgaaaagaacatcccacttagtgacttatcggagtggaggtaatgcgagccaaattgacttcttcctaataaggagtgcttggagaaagagttatattgattgtaaggtgatccctggtgagagtacgacaacccaagaTAGAGtggtggtgcttgattttcaaAGTAGGAGATGTATAAGAAAACGAACACCACAagtggagactaagattaagtggtggaaactacaaggggagaatcaacaaaaatttatggatgagatggccaaaaaagatatttggacttatAATATGGAtctagatatagattcgatatggacgaagatggagcatagtataagggaagtagcgaaggaagttctaggggaatctaaaggtagcatgccaccgggtaaggacacatcttggtggacagaagaagtacgataagcagtaaagagtaagcgagaatcgtataaaatattggggaaatataggagtgatgagaactacgaaaagtacaaagaggctaaaagagAAGTAAATAAGGTCATACGAGAGGcgagagcaaaggtgaatcagGATCTATATACAAGGTTGGATACgaaggaaggggaaagagacatatatagaattgctcgaatgagagataggaagacatgagatctcgaaaaagttaaatgtgggaaggatgtggaccaaaaagtcctagttggagataaggatatcaaagaacgatggaggtcctattttgatgacttatttaatggagatcgcggaCAAGATGTtagagatataagtatccctcgTTATATGATAAATCGTGACTGTATGCGGAGAAttgtcaaaatggcattaaataaaatgagattgaagaaagcagtaggacctgatggcctccgtattgagatttggagatgtttgggagagaaagaaatcgaatggttgacgatgttcttcaacaaaatttggaaaaacaataagatgccatcagaatggaggaaaagtatcataatccctttgtataaaaACAAATGGGATGTctaagattgtgccaactatcgaggaatcaaattaatgagtcacactatgaaactttgggagcgagtgatcgaacaaaggctaaggaggacagTCAAGATAttggaaaaccagtttggctttatgctggGAAGATCAaatatggaagccatccatctaatgagataattaatggagcactatcaaaataagaagaaagatttgcatatggttttcattgacttggagaaggcatatgataaggtaccaagggaagtactttgtgttgaaacacctttccacatgattttgatttgataaaattatttaagtaaaattaaatatattctaaacacactaagtttaaatgctttgatttattacactaatgtgtttgttcaatgttgagttaaattgtttataaggcataaagactaaaaggcttaaagcccaatacggaagtcaaagcccaagtcaaacagatcaagaccactcggccc includes:
- the LOC136227732 gene encoding sucrose-phosphatase 2-like; the encoded protein is MDRLDGSASVMLVSDLDFTMVDHDDPENLALLRFNALWEAYYRTNSLLVFSTGRSPTIYKQLKNEKPLLTPDITILSVGTEIMYGESMVRDYEWEQYLNHGWNRNIVTEETNRFPELTPQAETEQRPHKVSFFVDKIKALEIKKALLEILQKRGLDAKIIYSNGTALDVLPKYAGKGQALEYLLKKFEASGKMPANTLVCGDSGNDAELFSIPQVYGVMVSNAQEELLQWHAENTINNPRIIHSTERCASGIIHALGIFSLGPNVSPREIRDFGKCKVELLSPSYEVVKFYLFYERWLGAEVEKSNKYMQGLRLALIPSGTFVHPSGVEQPTNYCIDTMIKLYGCKQGKQYRVWVDQVSSAQVSSDTWLVKFFKWESSGGERRCCLTTALLSSKAKLPDGFTWMHMHQTWLDSSVLNDQSTWLF